The window AACTGGGAGGTTGAAGTTTCGAACATATCCGTCATCTGTTCGGAGTGTACGGAGTTCGATTCCGGATTACGCTTTCCATTAAGTTTACAGGGTATCTAGTCGAACTTCAATTCTAGGTTTAGTTGCGGGATATTCCTCATATTCACAATTTCAAAAGTAGAAAGCGGTGCGTTGACCACTTGACGCTTAATGAATTATTGCTAAAGTAATTCACGTAAATAATATTTTTTCAAAAAGGAGCGGCGATGCCTGATCTTAAAACCAAATACATGGGGTTAGAATTACGTAATCCTTTGATGGTTGCAAGCTGTGGTCTTTCGGGAACCCTGGACGGTATAATTCAAGCCGCCGATTCAGGGGCTGGCGCTGTAGTTCTTAAATCCATATTTGAAGAGCAGATTGATGTTGAAGTCGACGATTTGACTCAGAATACATGGCTGCCCGGTCATCCTGAAGCCGTAGATTACCTTAGGCAAACAGGATACGCTCTCGGACCAAACAAGTATCTTGATTTCATAACCGAATCCAAGAAAGCGGTTCCAATCCCCGTATTTGCCAGCCTTAATTGCGTGTCTCCTCGGTGGTGGGTGGACTATGCCCGCAAGATTGAAGATGCGGGTGCGGACGGTCTCGAGTTGAACATTTCCGTCAGGCCATCTGACCCTAAACGTACGGCAAGAGAAGTAGAAAAAATATACTTCGACATAATCGAATCCGTCAAACCTAAGATCAAAATACCAGTTGCAGTCAAGATAGGTCCGTATTTCACCTCCCTTGGGAATATTGCCAAGGAACTAGCAAATCGCGGTGCCGATGCGATTGTACTCTTCAATAGATTTTACAAGCTTGATATAGATATCGACAAGATGCAATTGAAACCGGGCTACCCCTTCTCGAATCCTGAGGAAATCGAACGTACGCTTAGATGGGTTGCGCTGCTTGCTGGACGCATTAATGCCGATATTGCAGCCTCAACAGGAATCCATGATGCGACAGGCGTCGTTAAGCAGCTGCTTGCAGGTGCTAGCGTTGTTGAGATGTGCTCTGCGCTTTACAAACAAGGGATATCATTTCTCAGAAATGTCATTGAAGGGCTAGAAGAATGGATGAAACGCCACAATTTCTCCAAAGTCGAAGAATTCAGAGGAAGGCTTAGCCAGGAGGAATCGGACAATCCTGAACTCTATGAAAGACTGCAGTACATCAAGGCCGTAGTCGGGATAGAGTAATCGGGGTAAAAATCTTCAATCCCTTGCGTTCTCTTTTGACTTGTTTCTTTCAAACCTTACTTGTTGACAACCGTTAATATGAGATTAATCTAATAAAAAAGGAGGCAAATTGCTTTACCAGTCATCCTTGATTATTACGAGTTTTTTCATCCTTTCCGCAGCGCCCCAAGCGCAGGCTCCTTTTCTTATCGAGGAGCTTGACAGCTCTGCAGTGGCAGAATCATCCGAAACGTGGTTCAATATTGCAGAAACGGGTCAGAAGGTTATCGAAAATCTTGATTTCTACCTTGTTGTATCGCCGGATCAACGCTGGATAATAATGGGAAAACCCGTTGAGGGACTTGATGTGGTAACTTACAAGCTTTACCTTATTTCAATCTATGATGCTAACCTGCGTCTCATTTCTGAACAGGCGCTTGGAGCGACATTCTCACCTACATCCGATTTTATTTTTATCCCCTCAGGTATGAATCCCATGCTTTACGATTTAAAAAAACATAAGGGGCTTGTTATCAGTAACATCTCTTCCGGTCTCGAAAACTATCCATCATGGGTTTCTGAATGGTCTGAAGACGGCCTGGAATTAGTAATTCGCCAGCAGCTTCGTTTCGATGACTCATCCAGCAAACGTGCCTGGCGAATAACTCTTAAATAAAATTAAAACCGGGTGGAACAAATCCACCCGGCGATATGCGCAGTTTATTCTAGGTTATCTATTCTTCGTACGGTATTATCTGTGTACCGCTCCAGAAACCGTGGTGAATGGCAGCTGGATCATTAGTCAGTATCCATTCACCCTCGGCTTGGCCTGGTTCAGAGACGATAAGATTGAAGATGCCGGTCCATGTTCCCGCAACGAGGCCTTTTTTATCGTAGATAACACCTTTAATGACCTTGTAGATGCCGCCGCCGTCTGAGGAAAGAGTCGCATATAGTTTTCCATAATCGACACCGTTGTCCGATATCCATCTGCCTCTGAACTCTGGGGCATCGGGACCGGTCGGATCATCAATGATGATTCCTTTCCAATTACCGTGAATGTCGATACCGGTGGGATCGCCCCAGTAGGTGCCTTTCCAACTTGTGTTTTGTGCTGCGAGAGTGCTCGCGCCAAGAACGAGTGCAAGAATGGTTGCTGCGAGGAGTATTTTTTTCATTTTATTTTCCTAAGCTATTCTTCGTCAGTCAATGCTAACTGGCCAGTCCATTTGCCTATGTAGGCCGCGTCAATCCATGCCCATGCGCCTTCGCCATGACCTGGCTTTACCATCAACGTGAAGTATCCATCCCAGAAACCGACTTCGTTACCGTTTATGTCGTAAAGCGTGCCTTTTATTATCTTGTAGTTTCCGTATCCGTCGGGCTTGAGACTTGCATACATTGTTCCCTGCTTGTTGACGTCCATAGAAACCCATTTGCCTTTAAAGTAAGGTTTTGCAGGGCCGGTTGGATCGTCATAGATAGTACCTTTCCAGATACCCTGGTCCATGCAGATGTACTTGCCTGTCCAGTTCGTGTTAGCGGCCACAAGCGAACTCGCGCCAAGAACTATTCCCAGAGCCGCAATGATAAGCAGTGCTTTTTTCATTTCTCCTCCTAAGCTTAGCAAGCTTGGATTGAAGGTTTTCTTTGCCACTCCTTTTGAACACGCTTGTTTTCAGAAACCATCACAAGATTCTAAAACTGCCAAAAAGCCGATTTGATTATTATTCGATTATTCCTCGTCAGCTTTTATCAACTGGCCTACCCATTTGCCTTTGTACGGTGCGTCCACCCACGTCCAGGCGCCTTCGCCGTGACCGGGCTTGACCATCAATGTGAAGGAACCGTACCAGTAGCCGACGATTAATCCTTTCTCGTTGTATAAAGTGCCTTTTACTATCTTGTAGTTGCCGAATCCGTCGGGTTGCAGCGATGCGTACATAGTTCCCTGCTTGTTCACGTCTACTGAAGTCCATTTGCCTGAAAAGTAAGGCTTTGGTCCAATAGGGCTGTCGTAGATGGTGCCTTTCCATACGCCCTGGTCAACGCAAGAGTACTTGCCTTCCCAGTTAGTGTTTGCGGCTGCGAGCGAGCTTGCACCTAGAACGAGCGCAAGCGCTAGTACGGTTAGCAGTATTTTCTTCATGTCTTCTCCTACAAAAGGTTTTTGTTTTTGTTCGCCGCTCCTTCTGAACCCTCTGATTTGGAGCCCTTCCATCAATTTAATTGACGGAAGGGCTGACTCTGTTAAAGCTTCAATCTAAGGCAGGATTCGTTTCCCCTGCCATTTGCCTTGCTGCGTGGACGTTGCGTCAATCTCCGCCCAGGTGCCTTCGGCGCGGCCAGGCTTGTAGTTTACGTCAAAGTAGCCGTCCCAGGTTCCTATCAAATATCCTTTCTCGTCGTAGACGACTCCTTTTACAACCTTGTATATGCCGTGACCTTCATATTTCAGATCCGCGAAAAGCTTGCCGTAGTCCGCTTCATCGGCTGAAGCCCATTTTCCTTCAAAGTGAGGTTTGTCCGGTCCGGTAGGGTCGTCAAATAACGTGCCGGCCCAGATGCCTTCATGGTCCCCCCAGTATTTTCCTTCCCAGTCCGTGTTTGCGGCTAGAACCGAGCTTGCGCCGAGAGCGACAACGAGCATAGTAAAAGTGAAGAGTATTTTCTTCATTGTTTTCTCCTACGCGTGTTTTTTATTATTTTGCCGCTCCTCGAATACACACTGATTTTAAAGCCTGCCTCTCGGAACCAAGAAAGGCAGGGTTTACTATTTAAATGGTCTATTCTTCTTCAAAAAGGATTCGTTTTCCCTGCCACTTGCCATAATGGATTGCATCAGGATCGTCGAAGGTTTTCCATTCACCTTCTGCATAGCCTGGCTTTATGTTCTGGTCGAAATAACCATCCCAAGCACCTATTAAGTTTCCATTTATGTCGTAGATGGTTCCCTTAACAATCTTGAAGATGCCGTGTCCGGCATAGTCGAGAACTGCGTAGAGGGTTCCTTCTTCAGCGGTTTCTTCACAGGCCCATTTACCTTTGAATATAGGCGGATCTTGCTCATTATCGTAAAGGGTACCTTTCCATATGCCTTCACTGTCTCCCCAGAACTTGCCGTGCCAGTTGGTTGCAGCTGAAAGCGAGCTTGCGCCGAGAACTAAAGCCAGTACTCCTAATATAAGCAATACTTTTTTCATGGGATTCTCCTTTGAGTTGAGTTAATCTGCTAGATAGACCAGCCTGTCCATTTGCCCGATTCGCCGGATTCCAGGCACCAAGTACCCGAGGCAAGGGCGTCGTCAAAAGCAGGGAATTTACCTTCCCATTTGCCTATGACGTTATTTTTATCGTCTAGAATATAGCCAGTCACATAATAGAAGTTTTTGATGAGTTCAATTGTTTCTCCCCTTATAAATCCGTGGGGGGGAGGATCAAAAGGGGCATACTCTTCCCATGTTCCCAGGAAGCATGGATCCTGATAGGGTGTGAGAGAACCCTGCCATGTTCCAGCCTTGTCGCCATCAAAGGCGCCAGCCCAGTTTGTTTGAGCCATAAGACCGGTTGCACCGATTGTCAAAAGGGCGGCAATAATGAGCGCTTTTTTGAGCATGTGTTCCTCCGAGTTGGAATATTGAACAAGCCCACCTTATCCTGCACAAAAGTATAGGCTAAACTTTTTTTTTGTCAATAGAATTACAAATAATTCAGTATTTAGTATTTTTTTTGATTTAAATACGAAAAAAACTTTTAAAAAGGATACTTAGAATATGCTATATTCACTCATCGTGCCGGTGTTTAATTGACTTTTAATTCAGTAGTTGTATATTGTTTCACTGAAACTCAAGGAGAGTGTATGAACATATTGGTTTTATATTTTTCTCGTTCAGGAAATACCAGAAAGCTGGCAGAGGCTTTTTGCGAAGGCGTTGAAAACGTAGAAGGTTTTCGAACGCTATTGCGTTCTACCGAAGAGGTCACGGCAGAAGAGTTCGCATCTGCTGATGGCATCATTGCCGGTTCACCGGTTTATTTTGGTTCAATGGCAGCGGAATTGAAATCCGTTTTCGATAAGTTTGTTACAGTCAGACGCAAAATGGAAGGAAAACCCGGCGCCGCATTTGCGACATCAGGCGATGGATCAGGAGGTAAGGAAACAACCATAATTTCAATAATACAGGCGATGCTCATTTACGGCATGATAATAGTTGGTGATCCAATGTCGGCGACAGGTCATTACGGAACTGCGTGCAAAGGGGTGCCGGACGAGAGGACGATTGATAACGCAAAGCTTCACGGAAGACGAGTTGCTGAAGTAGCAAAGATGTTAAGGGCATAGTTACTACATGTCAGGGAAATATCATAGAACTCCTGGGTGTGGAATTTTCAATCAATGATATTAATATGAAATTTGTAGATAAGCTCAAGGCAAGAGCTCGAAAACTCAAGAGTGAAACCTATGCTTTATGGCTGGCGTATAGGCATCCCGGAACGCCGTGGCACGCGAAGGTATTTGCAGCATGCGTGGTGGCTTATGCTTTGAGTCCTATCGATCTCATTCCGGATTTCATACCCATACTCGGTTATCTGGATGATCTCGTGCTGGTACCACTCGGCATCCTTCTATCCATCAGGATGATCCCTAAAGATGTGATGGCAGAATGCCGTGAAAGAGTCCAAACGCTTAATTCAGCGAAGCTTAAAAAAAACTGGGTCGCAGCGGCTGTAATAGTTTCTTTCTGGGCGCTAGTTATAGCGTTTACAGGGCTTCTTGTCTGGAGGGCAATCAAGGGTAAAGGCGGTTGATTCGGGAACGGCAAGGGATATACTATCTTTCAGAATACGCAAGAAATAATTAAGGAGGAAGAATGCGAAAATCTTCGTTTTACTGCATCATAGTTTTGCTTTTGCCGGTGTTTGTTTTTTCACAAGCGGACTCCCTTTATAGGCCAATATCTGCG is drawn from bacterium and contains these coding sequences:
- a CDS encoding dihydroorotate dehydrogenase-like protein — encoded protein: MPDLKTKYMGLELRNPLMVASCGLSGTLDGIIQAADSGAGAVVLKSIFEEQIDVEVDDLTQNTWLPGHPEAVDYLRQTGYALGPNKYLDFITESKKAVPIPVFASLNCVSPRWWVDYARKIEDAGADGLELNISVRPSDPKRTAREVEKIYFDIIESVKPKIKIPVAVKIGPYFTSLGNIAKELANRGADAIVLFNRFYKLDIDIDKMQLKPGYPFSNPEEIERTLRWVALLAGRINADIAASTGIHDATGVVKQLLAGASVVEMCSALYKQGISFLRNVIEGLEEWMKRHNFSKVEEFRGRLSQEESDNPELYERLQYIKAVVGIE
- a CDS encoding DUF1232 domain-containing protein → MKFVDKLKARARKLKSETYALWLAYRHPGTPWHAKVFAACVVAYALSPIDLIPDFIPILGYLDDLVLVPLGILLSIRMIPKDVMAECRERVQTLNSAKLKKNWVAAAVIVSFWALVIAFTGLLVWRAIKGKGG
- a CDS encoding flavodoxin family protein: MNILVLYFSRSGNTRKLAEAFCEGVENVEGFRTLLRSTEEVTAEEFASADGIIAGSPVYFGSMAAELKSVFDKFVTVRRKMEGKPGAAFATSGDGSGGKETTIISIIQAMLIYGMIIVGDPMSATGHYGTACKGVPDERTIDNAKLHGRRVAEVAKMLRA